A region from the Aliarcobacter thereius LMG 24486 genome encodes:
- a CDS encoding glycosyltransferase family 9 protein produces the protein MIFFRVTNSINIKITDGSILKYDRFKAPVNIENETVYITTYDDFQDLKEIFAKVDKNRYSAKVVNEDSVRDIQSFPIELGVSFKGEQKLRYEIGDISFLELKEQELLNNLKSFHKSSIKVAVIGSLGDTISKMISSMAALRIFYEKLKEIYKNVDLDIFIKASNNSYFNRDKSIYQTQKYINNIYPLSTNTKAFCQYDYFVDNSIDISKNLDINIVDAWLYKFGIDYKKVNNLNKYSEINIDNFELTKDLKNQIEKAKKRGKLLLFHPYSASINKSIPQNFAIEILKALIDKLDDYIIVSTLLIDPKIKSDNFVDLSSYSKTIEDFIYIVSSMDKVLTAETSALHIADSFMIPTLCISTNDDENIMKYYKNTKSIFVKDSSKNLSKFIYENDLLTINKFEEWKKLKIEDIIKILESF, from the coding sequence ATGATTTTTTTTAGAGTTACAAATAGTATAAATATAAAAATAACAGATGGTTCTATTTTAAAATATGATAGATTTAAAGCACCTGTAAATATTGAAAATGAAACAGTATATATTACAACTTATGATGATTTCCAAGATTTAAAAGAGATTTTTGCAAAAGTAGATAAAAATAGATATAGTGCAAAAGTTGTAAATGAGGATAGTGTAAGAGATATTCAAAGCTTTCCTATTGAATTAGGAGTTAGTTTTAAAGGTGAACAAAAATTAAGATATGAAATAGGAGATATTAGTTTTTTAGAATTAAAAGAGCAAGAACTATTAAATAATCTTAAAAGTTTTCATAAATCTAGTATAAAAGTTGCAGTAATAGGAAGTTTGGGAGATACTATTAGTAAAATGATATCTTCAATGGCAGCACTTAGAATTTTTTATGAAAAGCTAAAAGAGATTTATAAAAATGTTGATTTAGATATTTTTATAAAAGCTTCAAATAATAGCTATTTTAATAGAGATAAAAGTATTTACCAAACACAAAAATATATAAATAATATCTATCCACTTTCAACAAATACAAAAGCTTTTTGTCAATATGATTATTTTGTGGATAATAGTATTGATATAAGTAAAAATTTAGATATAAATATTGTTGATGCATGGCTTTATAAGTTTGGAATAGATTATAAAAAAGTTAATAATCTAAATAAATATTCTGAGATAAATATTGATAATTTTGAATTAACAAAAGATTTGAAGAATCAAATAGAGAAAGCAAAGAAAAGAGGTAAACTACTATTATTTCATCCATATAGTGCAAGTATAAATAAATCAATACCACAAAACTTTGCTATTGAGATATTAAAAGCATTAATTGATAAACTAGATGATTATATAATTGTTTCAACACTATTGATTGATCCAAAAATAAAATCAGATAATTTTGTAGATTTATCATCTTATTCAAAAACAATTGAGGATTTTATATATATTGTATCATCAATGGATAAAGTTTTAACAGCAGAAACTTCAGCACTTCATATTGCAGATTCATTTATGATTCCAACTCTTTGTATATCAACAAATGATGATGAAAATATTATGAAGTATTATAAAAATACAAAGAGTATATTTGTAAAAGATAGTTCAAAAAATTTATCTAAATTTATTTATGAAAATGATCTTTTAACTATCAATAAATTTGAAGAGTGGAAAAAGCTTAAGATAGAAGATATTATAAAAATATTAGAAAGTTTTTGA
- the purE gene encoding 5-(carboxyamino)imidazole ribonucleotide mutase has product MKFVSIIMGSKSDYDIMKNCADTFEQFNVKYELIISSAHRSPERTKEYVKEAEEKGAIAFIAAAGMAAHLAGALAATTTKPIIGVPMKGGAMDGMDAMLSTVQMPAGMPVATVALGKAGAINAAYLAMQILAINDKDLAAKLKEDRVVKAKIVESDSKDIEVIL; this is encoded by the coding sequence ATGAAATTTGTATCAATAATAATGGGTAGCAAATCAGATTATGATATTATGAAAAATTGTGCTGATACTTTTGAACAATTTAATGTAAAATATGAATTAATTATCTCTTCAGCTCACAGAAGTCCTGAAAGAACAAAAGAGTATGTAAAAGAAGCTGAAGAAAAAGGTGCTATTGCATTTATTGCTGCTGCTGGAATGGCTGCACACTTAGCTGGAGCTTTAGCTGCTACTACAACAAAACCGATTATTGGAGTACCTATGAAAGGTGGAGCTATGGATGGTATGGATGCTATGCTTTCTACTGTTCAAATGCCAGCTGGAATGCCTGTTGCTACTGTTGCTTTAGGAAAAGCAGGTGCTATAAATGCAGCTTATTTAGCAATGCAAATTTTAGCTATAAACGATAAAGATTTAGCAGCAAAACTAAAAGAAGATAGAGTTGTAAAAGCAAAAATTGTTGAAAGTGACTCAAAAGATATAGAGGTAATTCTATAA
- a CDS encoding glutaredoxin family protein, which produces MKPVALFTLPNCKLCNEAINYLKSKKIKYNQIDLIKDKNALKDCQKRCKGAPVILIGNSWICGFDKKRINKELGIK; this is translated from the coding sequence TTGAAACCAGTTGCACTTTTTACACTTCCAAATTGTAAATTGTGCAATGAGGCTATTAACTACTTAAAAAGTAAAAAAATAAAATACAATCAAATAGATTTAATAAAAGATAAAAATGCTTTAAAAGATTGTCAAAAAAGATGCAAGGGTGCTCCAGTTATTTTGATTGGAAACTCTTGGATTTGTGGTTTTGACAAAAAAAGAATAAATAAAGAACTAGGAATAAAATAA
- the glyQ gene encoding glycine--tRNA ligase subunit alpha — protein sequence MLTFSQMLLKLQEYWANEGCNIVQPYDIPAGAGTFHPATLLRSLDSTPWSVAYVAPSRRPTDGRYGENPNRLGSYYQFQVLIKPSPENIQDLYLKSLEYLGLDLSKHDIRFVEDNWESPTLGAWGLGWEVWLDGMEVTQFTYFQQVGGISCEPVAVEITYGTERLAMYLQGVDSIFDIIWNENKFGKTTYADVHKESEYQFSKYNFEVANTEILFKHFEEYFLECKACLNAQLPLPAYDYCMLASHTFNTLDARKAISVTQRQNYILKVRELSQACAVMYKEQEEERIKRVKS from the coding sequence ATGCTTACTTTTTCACAAATGTTATTAAAACTTCAAGAATATTGGGCAAATGAGGGTTGTAATATTGTTCAACCATATGATATTCCAGCAGGTGCAGGAACTTTTCATCCAGCAACACTACTTAGAAGTTTAGATAGCACTCCTTGGAGTGTAGCTTATGTTGCACCAAGTAGAAGACCAACTGATGGAAGATATGGAGAAAATCCAAATAGATTAGGAAGTTATTATCAGTTTCAAGTTTTAATAAAACCAAGTCCTGAAAATATTCAAGATCTATATTTAAAATCTTTAGAATATTTAGGTTTAGATTTATCAAAACATGATATTAGATTTGTTGAAGACAATTGGGAATCACCAACTTTGGGTGCTTGGGGATTAGGATGGGAAGTTTGGCTTGATGGTATGGAAGTTACTCAGTTTACATATTTTCAACAAGTTGGGGGAATTTCTTGTGAGCCTGTTGCTGTTGAGATAACTTATGGAACAGAAAGACTTGCTATGTATCTTCAAGGAGTTGATTCTATTTTTGATATCATTTGGAATGAAAATAAATTTGGGAAAACAACTTATGCAGATGTTCATAAAGAGAGTGAATATCAATTCTCAAAATATAATTTTGAAGTAGCAAACACTGAAATTTTATTTAAACATTTTGAAGAGTATTTTCTTGAGTGTAAAGCTTGTTTAAATGCGCAATTACCACTTCCTGCATATGATTATTGTATGTTAGCAAGTCATACTTTTAATACTTTAGATGCTAGAAAAGCAATAAGTGTTACTCAAAGACAAAATTATATTTTAAAAGTAAGAGAGTTATCTCAAGCTTGTGCTGTTATGTACAAAGAGCAAGAAGAAGAAAGAATAAAAAGAGTAAAATCTTAA
- a CDS encoding Nif3-like dinuclear metal center hexameric protein: MKVKDIYEYLNILSPFELQEKWDNSGLIVGNMEDSFENLYLSMDLDLELVETLKPNSLVITHHPLIFSGLKRVNYNTYSTKIVRELIKKDISLISMHTNIDKTHLNRFVIERILEFKVDNQNEFIANCSVDFSFDDLLKHLNKKLNLKNIKYVKTKEKIRKVAICTGSAMSLIDEVDADCFLTGDIKYHDAMEAKARGISLIDIRHYESENAFSLLLEELLKDYLKKNQFKAIILASKNPFEFFKGETVE; the protein is encoded by the coding sequence ATGAAAGTTAAAGATATTTATGAGTATTTAAATATTCTAAGTCCTTTTGAATTACAAGAAAAATGGGATAACTCAGGACTTATTGTTGGAAATATGGAAGATAGTTTTGAAAACTTATATTTAAGTATGGATTTGGATTTAGAGTTAGTTGAAACTTTAAAACCAAACTCTTTAGTAATTACTCATCATCCACTTATTTTTTCTGGATTAAAAAGAGTAAATTATAATACTTACTCTACAAAAATAGTAAGAGAACTTATAAAAAAAGATATTAGTCTAATATCGATGCACACAAATATTGATAAAACACATCTAAATAGATTTGTAATAGAACGAATTCTAGAGTTTAAAGTAGATAATCAAAATGAATTTATAGCAAATTGTAGTGTTGATTTTAGTTTTGATGATCTTTTAAAGCATTTAAATAAAAAATTAAATCTAAAAAATATTAAATATGTAAAAACAAAAGAAAAAATTAGGAAAGTTGCTATTTGTACAGGATCAGCAATGAGTTTAATAGATGAAGTTGATGCTGATTGTTTTTTGACAGGCGATATTAAATATCACGATGCAATGGAAGCAAAAGCAAGAGGAATATCTCTAATAGATATAAGGCATTATGAGAGCGAAAATGCTTTTAGTCTTCTTTTAGAAGAGTTACTAAAAGATTATTTGAAAAAAAATCAATTTAAAGCTATAATATTAGCTTCAAAAAATCCATTTGAGTTTTTTAAAGGAGAAACCGTTGAATAA
- a CDS encoding zinc ribbon domain-containing protein has protein sequence MNKYLQDLITLSKYDRSISQFDPEIEKQKAKLAVFVETAEVLKASIDSTYRDIDELKSKRTKNNIHLSDLKSKLDNIAKKNKDVSNEKELKALQLEEEIAKEQVSFANEEIERLDKLTVAKEENLKELKEKLATEEEDIKEVKVVVDNEINSINENRNVVYAQRNELLGNFDKKILTFYEKIKRWAKDTAVVPVKQQACFGCFMKINDKTYAEVIKGEEIVNCLHCGRILYKGEEEAQALED, from the coding sequence TTGAATAAATATTTACAGGACTTAATTACTTTATCAAAATATGATAGAAGTATTAGTCAATTTGACCCAGAAATAGAGAAACAAAAAGCAAAATTAGCAGTTTTTGTTGAAACAGCAGAAGTATTAAAAGCTTCAATAGATAGTACATATAGAGATATTGATGAATTAAAATCAAAAAGAACAAAAAATAATATACATCTAAGTGATTTAAAATCTAAACTAGATAATATAGCTAAGAAGAATAAAGATGTATCAAATGAAAAAGAGCTGAAAGCTTTACAACTTGAAGAAGAGATAGCAAAAGAGCAAGTTTCATTTGCAAATGAAGAGATTGAAAGATTAGATAAGCTTACAGTTGCAAAAGAAGAAAATTTAAAAGAATTAAAAGAAAAACTAGCAACAGAAGAAGAAGATATTAAAGAGGTAAAAGTAGTAGTTGATAATGAAATAAATTCAATTAACGAAAATAGAAATGTTGTTTATGCACAAAGAAATGAACTTTTAGGAAATTTTGATAAAAAGATTTTAACTTTCTATGAAAAAATTAAAAGATGGGCAAAAGATACAGCGGTTGTTCCAGTTAAACAACAGGCTTGTTTTGGATGTTTTATGAAAATAAATGACAAAACTTATGCTGAAGTTATAAAAGGTGAAGAGATAGTAAATTGTCTTCATTGTGGAAGAATATTATATAAAGGTGAAGAAGAAGCCCAAGCACTTGAGGACTAA
- the waaA gene encoding lipid IV(A) 3-deoxy-D-manno-octulosonic acid transferase produces MPFLLLKLRNKKYKEAIPAKFFLKNNPKFDFTGVWFHSCSMGEVKAIKPLIDEFQDKANISVITNTGYEEAKLYTKNVRFLPYEIFLPFWVNRQKVLVVMEAELWYMLFFMAKRKGTKTILINARISDRSYKSYLNFRFLYIKIFENIDKVFAQSEIDKKRLIELGAKNVEVIGNIKLAQLPKKNIDFIKPDIQTIVAASTHEGEEKLILNAYKKKYGKLIVVPRHPERFPKVDIMISEFIKNKDLTYHKFSQKDDFSSDIILVDKMGILNDIYAISDITILGGAFAKVGGHNPIEPAFFGSKIISGKNIFNQKSLFSCIKNYYLIEEEELEDYLKKSDTLLKPELTEAGSFDEIFKEIKKWL; encoded by the coding sequence TTGCCTTTTTTACTTTTAAAGCTTAGAAATAAAAAGTATAAAGAGGCAATTCCTGCAAAATTCTTTTTGAAAAATAATCCAAAGTTTGATTTTACTGGTGTTTGGTTTCACTCTTGCTCAATGGGAGAGGTAAAAGCAATAAAGCCTTTGATTGATGAGTTCCAAGATAAAGCAAATATAAGTGTTATAACTAATACGGGTTATGAGGAAGCAAAGCTATATACAAAAAATGTAAGATTTTTACCATATGAAATCTTTTTACCATTTTGGGTAAATAGACAAAAAGTTCTAGTAGTTATGGAAGCTGAACTTTGGTATATGCTTTTTTTTATGGCAAAAAGAAAAGGAACAAAAACAATACTTATAAATGCAAGAATTTCAGATAGATCATATAAATCTTATTTAAATTTTAGATTTTTATATATAAAAATATTTGAAAATATTGATAAAGTTTTTGCTCAAAGTGAAATTGATAAAAAAAGGCTTATTGAACTTGGAGCTAAAAATGTTGAGGTAATTGGAAATATAAAACTAGCTCAACTTCCAAAAAAGAATATTGATTTTATAAAACCAGATATTCAAACAATAGTTGCAGCGAGTACACATGAAGGTGAAGAAAAACTTATATTAAATGCATATAAAAAAAAGTATGGAAAACTAATAGTTGTTCCAAGGCATCCTGAAAGGTTTCCAAAAGTTGATATTATGATAAGTGAATTTATTAAAAATAAAGATTTAACTTATCACAAGTTTAGTCAAAAAGATGATTTTTCAAGTGATATTATTCTTGTAGATAAAATGGGAATATTAAATGATATTTATGCAATTAGTGATATTACAATATTAGGTGGAGCATTTGCAAAAGTAGGTGGACATAATCCAATAGAACCAGCTTTCTTTGGAAGTAAGATTATAAGTGGAAAGAATATTTTTAATCAAAAATCACTATTTTCTTGTATAAAAAACTACTATTTAATTGAGGAAGAAGAGTTAGAAGATTATTTAAAAAAATCAGATACTCTTTTAAAACCAGAGCTTACAGAAGCTGGAAGCTTTGATGAGATTTTTAAGGAGATAAAAAAATGGCTATAG
- a CDS encoding pseudouridine synthase family protein: protein MAIDYDKAYKLLAAQERVSNSKAKELIDKGLVSVGGKKLLIARGEIRVDTKFSVKDIAKIRVIFEDDDILVVDKPAFLTADEVSRKFPNAILLNRLDKETSGVMMFAKNEEFQKRAIKEFAQNNVYKEYVAIVEGKVIDELVIDKPILTTKDRGTAKSKIDKHGKSAKTTLYPMLVEGNKSKVKLVIESGRTHQIRVHLSSVGFPIIGDSLYGRVASNVNRVLLHSKITRIFDYEFISNEPKEFKVYDFS, encoded by the coding sequence ATGGCTATAGATTATGATAAAGCCTATAAACTTCTAGCAGCACAAGAAAGAGTTTCTAATTCTAAGGCAAAAGAGCTTATAGATAAGGGTTTAGTAAGTGTTGGAGGTAAGAAACTTCTAATTGCTAGAGGTGAAATAAGAGTTGATACTAAATTTAGTGTAAAAGATATTGCAAAAATTAGAGTAATTTTTGAAGATGATGATATTTTAGTTGTTGATAAACCAGCATTTTTAACAGCAGATGAAGTTTCAAGAAAATTCCCAAATGCAATTTTATTAAATAGACTTGACAAAGAGACAAGTGGTGTTATGATGTTTGCAAAGAATGAAGAGTTCCAAAAAAGAGCTATTAAAGAGTTTGCACAAAATAATGTATATAAAGAGTATGTTGCTATTGTTGAAGGAAAAGTTATTGATGAACTTGTAATTGATAAACCAATTTTAACTACAAAAGATAGAGGAACAGCAAAATCTAAAATAGATAAGCATGGTAAAAGTGCTAAAACAACTCTTTATCCAATGTTAGTTGAAGGAAATAAGTCAAAGGTTAAACTTGTTATTGAAAGTGGAAGAACTCATCAAATTAGAGTTCATTTAAGCTCTGTTGGGTTTCCAATAATTGGAGATAGTTTATATGGAAGAGTTGCTTCAAATGTAAATAGAGTTTTACTTCATTCAAAAATTACAAGAATATTTGATTATGAGTTTATTTCAAATGAACCAAAAGAATTTAAAGTGTATGATTTTAGCTAA
- the ffh gene encoding signal recognition particle protein, with amino-acid sequence MFDSITGSLKSVINKIRHHDDAASLSRAIGELKKAFLKADVHHKTTKDLLSSIEFGVKNIGIGQDNFIKVLKEELEKVLTANGNQGFVFANTPPTIILMTGLQGSGKTTTTGKLANYLKLRNKKVLVAACDLQRLAAVEQLKQIAKQIDVEIYFDDIEKNPVKIAKAAVEKAKKEHYDVVLIDTAGRLAIDEELMDELKDVKSAINPSEIFYVADSLTGHDATKTASTFKEKIGIDGVILSKYDGDTKGGVALSIANQVGVPLRFIGTGEKMPDLEVFIPDRIVSRLLGLGDIAGLAEKTATIIDEKKAKEVSRKIKKGEFNFNDFLEQLQMLSKLGSLKSIMGMIPGLSNMMPGLKDMDFDNSKEIVRIKALIASMTPKERENPDLLNPSRRKRISSGAGLSEVQVNKILKQFKSASKMAKQLSSKGGMKGFSNLLSQMQANGMPKIPR; translated from the coding sequence TTGTTTGATTCAATTACAGGTTCGTTAAAAAGTGTAATAAATAAAATTAGACATCATGATGATGCTGCATCATTATCTAGAGCAATAGGTGAATTAAAAAAAGCTTTTCTAAAAGCAGATGTTCACCATAAAACTACAAAAGATCTTTTGAGTTCAATAGAGTTTGGTGTAAAAAATATTGGAATTGGACAAGATAACTTCATAAAAGTATTAAAAGAAGAGTTAGAAAAAGTTTTAACTGCAAATGGTAATCAAGGTTTTGTTTTTGCAAATACACCTCCTACTATTATTTTAATGACAGGACTTCAAGGAAGTGGTAAAACAACGACAACTGGAAAACTTGCAAATTATTTAAAGCTTAGAAATAAAAAAGTTTTAGTTGCAGCTTGTGACTTACAAAGACTTGCAGCTGTTGAGCAATTAAAACAAATTGCAAAACAAATTGATGTTGAGATATATTTTGATGATATAGAAAAAAATCCTGTAAAAATTGCAAAAGCAGCAGTTGAAAAAGCTAAAAAAGAGCATTATGATGTTGTTTTAATAGATACAGCAGGAAGATTAGCTATTGATGAAGAGCTTATGGATGAGCTTAAAGATGTAAAAAGTGCTATAAATCCAAGTGAAATTTTCTATGTTGCAGACTCTTTAACTGGGCATGATGCTACAAAAACGGCTAGTACATTTAAAGAAAAAATAGGAATAGATGGAGTTATATTATCAAAATATGATGGAGATACAAAAGGTGGAGTTGCTTTAAGTATTGCAAATCAAGTAGGTGTTCCACTTAGATTCATAGGTACTGGTGAAAAAATGCCAGATCTTGAAGTATTTATACCTGATAGAATTGTTTCAAGACTTTTAGGACTTGGAGACATTGCTGGATTAGCTGAGAAAACTGCAACTATTATTGATGAGAAAAAAGCAAAAGAAGTAAGCAGAAAGATTAAAAAAGGTGAATTTAATTTTAATGACTTTTTAGAACAACTTCAAATGCTAAGCAAATTAGGTTCATTAAAGTCTATTATGGGAATGATTCCAGGCTTATCAAATATGATGCCAGGACTAAAAGATATGGACTTTGATAATTCAAAAGAGATTGTAAGAATAAAAGCTTTAATAGCTTCAATGACGCCAAAAGAGAGAGAAAACCCAGATTTATTAAATCCAAGTAGAAGAAAAAGAATTTCAAGTGGAGCAGGGCTTAGTGAAGTTCAAGTAAATAAAATTTTGAAACAGTTTAAAAGTGCATCAAAGATGGCTAAACAGCTATCGAGTAAAGGTGGAATGAAAGGTTTTTCTAATTTGCTTTCTCAAATGCAAGCAAATGGAATGCCTAAAATTCCTAGATAA
- the rpsP gene encoding 30S ribosomal protein S16, which translates to MTVIRLTRMGRNKKPFYRIVVTDSRKRRDSGWIESIGYYNPVVEPNVFKIDEERYNYWISVGAKPSEKVKKLTTK; encoded by the coding sequence ATGACAGTAATTAGATTAACAAGAATGGGAAGAAATAAAAAACCATTTTATAGAATAGTTGTAACAGATTCAAGAAAAAGAAGAGATTCAGGATGGATTGAATCAATTGGATATTATAACCCAGTTGTTGAACCAAATGTTTTCAAAATTGATGAAGAAAGATATAACTATTGGATTAGTGTTGGTGCTAAACCATCTGAAAAAGTTAAAAAATTAACTACAAAATAG
- a CDS encoding KH domain-containing protein — protein sequence MIISFIENYAKLIVSIPEDVEAFEEKIEDNFTLITLKVNNLDIGKLIGKNGNMINALKTIANGCKAKDGVSYKIQIVSK from the coding sequence ATGATAATAAGCTTTATAGAAAACTATGCCAAATTAATTGTTTCTATTCCTGAAGATGTAGAAGCTTTTGAAGAAAAGATTGAAGATAATTTTACTTTAATTACTTTAAAAGTAAATAATCTTGATATAGGAAAATTAATAGGTAAAAATGGAAATATGATAAATGCTCTTAAAACTATTGCAAATGGTTGTAAAGCAAAAGATGGTGTTTCTTACAAAATTCAGATTGTATCAAAGTAG
- the rimM gene encoding ribosome maturation factor RimM (Essential for efficient processing of 16S rRNA) gives MNNKVYVAKLGKTVGLQGYLRLFIDSDFPNQFKKDKVFFTNKKITLKVLEYNLNKELIRFEGFEDIDSAKKLTNIELFSTIEDSKESCILEENEHFWFDLMNCEVYEDDLLLGKVSDIHRFPLNDYLQVETSKELVEKELPKTFLIPHIFDNFILKVDIESKRIFVKDAYDILENS, from the coding sequence ATGAATAATAAAGTTTATGTTGCTAAATTAGGAAAAACAGTTGGACTTCAAGGTTATTTAAGACTTTTTATAGATTCTGATTTTCCTAATCAGTTTAAGAAAGATAAAGTTTTCTTCACAAATAAAAAAATCACACTTAAAGTATTAGAGTATAATTTAAATAAAGAACTAATAAGATTTGAAGGTTTTGAAGATATAGATTCTGCAAAGAAACTTACGAATATAGAACTTTTTTCAACAATTGAAGATAGCAAAGAGTCTTGTATATTAGAAGAAAATGAACACTTTTGGTTTGATTTAATGAATTGTGAAGTTTATGAAGATGATTTACTTTTAGGAAAAGTTAGTGATATTCATAGATTTCCTTTAAATGACTATTTGCAAGTGGAAACAAGTAAGGAACTTGTTGAAAAAGAACTTCCTAAAACTTTTCTAATTCCACATATCTTTGATAACTTTATATTAAAAGTAGATATAGAAAGTAAAAGAATCTTTGTTAAAGATGCTTATGATATTTTAGAAAACTCATAA
- the flgG gene encoding flagellar basal-body rod protein FlgG, with translation MIRGLYTAATGMNAMQHQIDVTSNNIANVNTTGFKQDRAEFQDLIYENLNYTAGQTSQDTLNPTGIDVGLGVRLGNIQKNFTEGDIKPTGNPLDVAITGRGFFQITMPNGEIAYSRNGNFKLDADGTIVNGNGYALEPQIVVPENAKDISIAKDGYVTARDPQTNDTIELGQIILADFINPAGLSPLGDSLFLQTDASGDVQEGNPTTDQFGGLSQAMLETSNVKLVNEMVDLITAQRAYEANSKAITTADSMLDTVNRLKN, from the coding sequence ATGATTAGAGGACTATACACAGCAGCAACAGGAATGAATGCTATGCAACATCAAATTGATGTTACGTCTAATAATATTGCAAACGTAAATACAACTGGTTTTAAACAAGATAGAGCAGAATTTCAAGATTTAATTTATGAAAATCTAAATTATACAGCTGGACAAACAAGTCAAGACACTTTAAATCCAACGGGAATTGATGTAGGACTTGGAGTTAGACTTGGAAATATTCAGAAAAATTTTACAGAAGGTGATATAAAACCAACAGGAAATCCTCTTGATGTAGCAATAACAGGAAGAGGATTCTTTCAAATAACTATGCCAAATGGAGAAATTGCATACTCAAGAAACGGTAATTTCAAACTTGATGCTGATGGAACAATAGTAAATGGAAATGGATATGCACTTGAACCACAAATAGTTGTTCCAGAAAATGCAAAAGATATATCAATAGCAAAGGATGGATATGTAACTGCAAGAGATCCACAAACTAATGATACTATAGAACTTGGTCAAATTATCTTAGCCGATTTTATAAATCCTGCTGGTTTATCTCCACTTGGTGACTCTTTATTTTTACAAACAGATGCTAGTGGTGATGTGCAAGAAGGTAATCCAACAACTGATCAATTTGGTGGGCTTAGTCAAGCTATGCTTGAAACTTCTAACGTTAAACTAGTAAATGAAATGGTTGATTTGATTACTGCTCAAAGAGCTTATGAAGCAAACTCAAAAGCAATTACAACTGCTGATAGTATGCTAGATACTGTAAATAGACTAAAGAATTAA
- a CDS encoding response regulator: protein MRILIVDDSSTMRRIIGNVVMQLGFSKESFDEAEDGLKAWKLLTEGNYDIILTDWNMPNMNGLELVKKIRSEGTHQKTPIIMITTEGGKSEVITALKAGVNNYIVKPFNAEVLKEKLDGVLKK from the coding sequence ATGAGAATTCTAATAGTTGATGATAGTTCAACAATGAGAAGAATTATTGGAAATGTTGTAATGCAACTAGGATTTAGCAAAGAGAGTTTTGACGAGGCTGAAGATGGTCTGAAAGCTTGGAAACTTCTTACAGAAGGGAATTATGACATTATTCTAACAGATTGGAACATGCCAAATATGAATGGTTTAGAACTTGTTAAGAAAATACGAAGTGAGGGAACTCATCAAAAAACACCAATTATTATGATTACAACTGAAGGTGGTAAAAGTGAAGTTATTACAGCTTTAAAAGCAGGAGTTAATAACTATATTGTTAAACCATTTAATGCAGAGGTTTTAAAAGAGAAATTAGACGGTGTTCTTAAAAAATAA